The Phycisphaerales bacterium AB-hyl4 genome has a window encoding:
- a CDS encoding VWA domain-containing protein has translation MKFEYSEFDGQPFQGPDALFPEPKLVQFILQYGEQALDAMEQVENEDGEDYIESLIEAGLIEKSEDEDGKGKYQLTPKMVKGIQHKALLEIFENIKRGTKEGHETRNPGRTSERTDGTKTYEFGDPLSEVDFGATMRNAMARQLADKARHGEATGPSLPININAGDFDLHVTEGTADCATVILIDQSGSMMRWGRFYQAKRVALGMAGLIQQRFPQDTLDFVGFYSMADAIRERDLPLVMPKPISVRDYQVRLRLPLDQARENEDQIPLHFTNLQLGLRQARQILSRRGAMNKQIFVITDGQPTAHVEPNEATPGSEMLYLLYPPNERTATATLKEALKCQQQGIRIATFALIEDYWGMDWVGFVDRLTRLTRGMAYYCTSDDLSSTVIESYFAGKKKKSFIH, from the coding sequence ATGAAATTCGAGTACAGCGAGTTCGACGGCCAACCCTTTCAGGGGCCCGACGCCCTGTTCCCCGAGCCCAAGCTTGTTCAGTTCATCCTCCAGTACGGCGAGCAGGCGCTCGACGCCATGGAACAGGTCGAGAACGAAGACGGCGAGGACTACATCGAGTCGCTCATTGAAGCGGGGTTGATTGAAAAGTCCGAAGACGAAGATGGCAAGGGCAAGTACCAGCTTACGCCGAAGATGGTCAAGGGCATTCAGCACAAGGCGCTGCTGGAGATCTTTGAGAACATCAAGCGTGGCACGAAGGAGGGGCATGAGACGCGCAACCCCGGCCGAACGAGCGAACGAACCGACGGCACGAAGACGTACGAGTTCGGCGACCCGCTGAGCGAAGTCGACTTCGGCGCGACGATGCGCAACGCCATGGCCCGCCAGCTTGCCGACAAGGCCCGCCATGGCGAAGCGACCGGCCCGTCGTTGCCGATCAACATCAACGCGGGCGACTTCGATCTGCATGTCACCGAAGGCACAGCCGACTGCGCCACCGTCATCCTCATCGACCAGTCCGGCTCGATGATGCGGTGGGGCCGGTTCTATCAGGCCAAGCGCGTCGCGTTGGGCATGGCAGGCCTCATCCAGCAGCGCTTCCCGCAGGATACGCTCGACTTCGTCGGCTTCTACTCGATGGCAGATGCCATCCGCGAACGCGACTTGCCGCTGGTCATGCCTAAGCCCATCAGCGTCCGCGACTACCAGGTCCGCCTTCGCCTGCCACTCGACCAGGCACGCGAAAACGAAGACCAGATCCCGCTGCACTTCACCAACCTGCAACTCGGCTTACGCCAGGCCAGGCAGATCCTCAGCCGACGCGGCGCGATGAACAAGCAGATCTTCGTCATCACCGACGGCCAGCCGACGGCGCATGTCGAGCCCAACGAAGCGACACCCGGCAGCGAGATGCTCTACCTGCTTTATCCGCCCAACGAACGCACCGCGACCGCGACGCTCAAAGAGGCGCTCAAGTGCCAGCAGCAAGGCATCCGCATCGCCACGTTCGCATTAATCGAAGATTACTGGGGCATGGACTGGGTCGGCTTCGTCGACCGCCTCACCCGCCTCACGCGCGGGATGGCCTACTACTGCACCAGCGACGATCTGAGTTCGACCGTCATCGAAAGCTACTTCGCGGGTAAGAAGAAAAAGAGCTTTATTCACTAA
- a CDS encoding NAD(P)-dependent oxidoreductase translates to MNESIRQVGYIGLGIMGAAMASNLAKAGFALTVWNRTRSKCKPFAKQGATVADSPADLAAKGPDVICLNVTDTADVEQVLFGDDGVVAGAKPGLIVVDHSTISPMATREFACKLAGHDITLVDAPVSGGDVGAREGTLSIMVGGPDDAVQRLQPMFEAVGKTISHLGESGTGQACKACNQIAVVCNLMGVCEAMAMAKKTGLDVSKMLEAIAGGAAGSWQLANLGPRIAKGDFDPGFMIDLVLKDLGIVDDTARQQRLPLAGTSTAEGYFRAVAAAGGGKLGTQAMAKALENLGAVDLK, encoded by the coding sequence ATGAACGAGTCAATCCGACAGGTCGGCTACATCGGGCTGGGCATCATGGGCGCGGCCATGGCGAGCAATCTCGCGAAAGCGGGCTTTGCGTTGACGGTGTGGAACCGCACGAGAAGCAAGTGCAAGCCGTTCGCAAAGCAGGGCGCGACGGTCGCCGACTCGCCCGCCGACCTCGCGGCGAAGGGGCCTGACGTCATCTGCCTCAATGTCACCGATACCGCCGACGTGGAGCAGGTGCTCTTTGGTGACGATGGCGTTGTCGCGGGCGCGAAGCCGGGGCTGATCGTGGTGGATCATTCGACGATCAGTCCGATGGCGACGCGCGAGTTCGCCTGCAAGCTGGCGGGCCATGACATCACGCTCGTCGACGCGCCTGTCTCCGGCGGCGACGTGGGCGCACGCGAGGGCACGCTGAGCATCATGGTCGGCGGTCCGGATGACGCGGTGCAACGCCTTCAGCCGATGTTCGAGGCGGTGGGCAAGACGATCTCGCACCTCGGTGAGAGCGGGACCGGGCAGGCGTGCAAGGCGTGTAACCAGATCGCGGTCGTGTGCAACCTCATGGGCGTGTGCGAGGCCATGGCGATGGCGAAGAAGACCGGCTTGGATGTGAGCAAGATGCTCGAAGCCATCGCAGGCGGCGCGGCGGGCTCTTGGCAACTGGCCAACCTCGGCCCGCGCATCGCCAAGGGTGACTTCGACCCCGGCTTCATGATCGACCTCGTGCTCAAGGACCTGGGCATCGTCGACGACACGGCCCGCCAACAGCGGTTGCCGCTGGCCGGTACGAGCACCGCCGAGGGCTACTTCCGCGCCGTCGCGGCAGCAGGCGGCGGCAAGCTGGGCACACAGGCGATGGCCAAGGCGCTGGAAAACCTCGGCGCGGTTGATCTGAAGTAG
- a CDS encoding pyridoxal phosphate-dependent aminotransferase: MDADRFITDRLRAIDASGIRRVFDLAADLKDPINLSIGQPDFDVPDVVKDAACDAIRAGQNRYTQTQGIADLRDKVASRLAVEFPDTFAAADGKLPDDTGVLITSGVSGGLLLALMTCVGPGDEVLIPDPYFVMYRHLVTLSGATPVYVDTYPDFQLTADRLKAKITPRSKLLLFNSPSNPTGVVAPPSVCEMVVELARRHNLLLMSDEIYDEFCYEKVDGRCPSPMAYSRDTLLLRGFSKTYGMTGWRLGYAVGPRAIVEQMTKLQQYSFVCAPSMTQVAGVLAMDVDMSEPVEQYRVKRDRVVERLSPHYELTVPGGAFYAFLKVPEHLGMSATQFVEQAVKRGLLIIPGNVFSERDTHFRLSYACDNAMLDRGLDVLVELAKTKTP, translated from the coding sequence ATGGACGCAGATCGCTTCATCACCGACCGCTTGCGGGCGATTGACGCTTCGGGCATTCGGCGGGTCTTCGACCTCGCCGCGGACCTGAAAGACCCGATCAACCTTTCCATCGGCCAACCCGACTTCGATGTGCCCGACGTGGTGAAAGACGCCGCGTGCGACGCCATCCGCGCCGGGCAGAATCGTTACACGCAGACGCAAGGCATTGCCGACCTGCGCGACAAGGTCGCGAGCAGGCTCGCTGTCGAATTCCCCGACACGTTCGCTGCGGCAGACGGAAAGCTGCCAGACGACACCGGCGTGCTCATCACCTCTGGCGTGTCCGGCGGCCTGCTGCTGGCGCTGATGACCTGCGTCGGGCCCGGCGACGAAGTGCTCATCCCCGACCCTTACTTCGTGATGTACCGCCATCTGGTCACGCTCAGCGGCGCGACGCCGGTTTATGTTGATACATACCCGGACTTTCAACTCACCGCCGATCGGCTTAAGGCGAAGATCACGCCGCGCAGTAAGTTGCTGCTGTTCAACTCGCCGAGCAATCCGACGGGCGTGGTCGCGCCGCCGAGCGTTTGCGAGATGGTGGTCGAGCTGGCGCGGCGTCACAACCTGCTGCTGATGAGCGACGAGATTTACGACGAGTTCTGCTATGAGAAGGTTGACGGCCGGTGTCCGTCGCCGATGGCGTACAGCCGCGACACGCTGCTGCTGCGCGGCTTTTCAAAGACGTATGGCATGACAGGTTGGCGGTTGGGCTACGCGGTCGGCCCGCGAGCGATCGTGGAACAGATGACCAAGCTGCAGCAGTATTCGTTCGTGTGTGCGCCGTCGATGACGCAGGTGGCGGGTGTGCTGGCGATGGATGTGGACATGAGCGAGCCGGTGGAGCAGTATCGTGTGAAGCGCGATCGCGTGGTGGAACGGTTGTCGCCGCATTATGAGCTGACCGTGCCGGGCGGAGCGTTTTACGCGTTTCTGAAAGTGCCGGAACACCTGGGCATGTCTGCTACGCAGTTTGTCGAGCAGGCGGTCAAGCGCGGGCTGCTCATCATCCCCGGCAACGTGTTCAGCGAACGCGATACGCACTTCCGCCTGAGCTACGCCTGCGACAACGCGATGCTCGACCGCGGGCTTGATGTGCTGGTTGAGCTGGCGAAGACGAAAACACCTTGA
- a CDS encoding small basic protein — MSLDRSLKTGGSLDKHRNVLSRAERVAKLKGRGKFDMDSGDPLGLPKVGNRKVVAGGKAKKKGPAEEEAKK; from the coding sequence ATGAGTCTTGATCGAAGTCTGAAGACCGGTGGCAGCCTGGACAAGCACCGCAACGTGCTCAGCCGGGCGGAGCGTGTCGCCAAGCTTAAGGGCCGTGGCAAGTTCGACATGGACAGCGGCGACCCGCTTGGCCTGCCGAAGGTGGGCAACCGCAAGGTTGTCGCCGGTGGCAAGGCCAAGAAGAAGGGCCCGGCCGAGGAAGAGGCGAAGAAGTAA
- the acpS gene encoding holo-ACP synthase, with amino-acid sequence MRILGHGIDLVDTPRVAHMLEVHGQRFLSRCFTEGEQAYAAANHKRQVEHLAGRFAAKEAILKALGTGWTGGIGWTDAEVVREPSGRPTVRLHGRCAVVAAEMGIETWWLSITHVKGQAMASAIAVGG; translated from the coding sequence ATGCGGATTCTCGGGCATGGGATCGACCTGGTGGATACGCCACGCGTGGCGCACATGCTCGAAGTGCACGGCCAGCGGTTCCTGAGCCGATGTTTTACCGAGGGCGAACAGGCGTACGCGGCAGCGAACCACAAACGGCAGGTCGAGCACCTGGCCGGCCGATTCGCGGCGAAAGAGGCTATCCTCAAAGCCCTCGGCACGGGCTGGACAGGCGGCATCGGCTGGACCGACGCCGAAGTGGTGCGCGAACCGTCGGGTCGGCCCACCGTACGACTGCATGGGCGCTGCGCCGTGGTCGCGGCGGAAATGGGCATCGAAACCTGGTGGCTGAGCATCACGCACGTGAAGGGGCAGGCCATGGCCAGCGCGATCGCTGTGGGGGGGTAG
- a CDS encoding serine/threonine protein kinase produces the protein MAEFHEIAGYQVLSTLGHGARSTIYAVRSKRGDNYALKRVVKQSPSDQRFVDQAILEHNIAKQFDHPALRQSYKLIRQRQFIRVSEVLVLMELVQGVTLEQHSVDDLAGLLEICQQAGHGLAAMHAGRYVHADIKPNNIMINQEGRAKIIDFGQSCPIGTIKERIQGTPDYIAPEQVRRERITIQTDVFNFGATLYWLLTRRHVPTLIPRGQAGISIRTHNTCPPPIEVNEQVPPALSSLVMDCIETEPADRPVSMGAVLDRLAIATTQVERQEANKSTRRAVPRRSAS, from the coding sequence ATGGCGGAATTTCACGAAATCGCGGGCTACCAGGTCTTGTCTACGCTTGGCCATGGTGCAAGAAGCACGATCTATGCTGTTCGCAGCAAGCGTGGCGATAATTACGCGCTCAAACGCGTCGTCAAACAGTCACCTTCCGATCAGCGGTTCGTCGACCAGGCGATCCTCGAACACAACATCGCCAAGCAATTCGACCACCCTGCCCTTAGGCAGAGCTACAAGCTCATTCGCCAGCGGCAATTCATCCGCGTCAGCGAAGTGCTGGTGCTGATGGAACTCGTGCAGGGCGTCACCCTCGAACAGCATTCGGTGGACGATCTGGCCGGGTTGCTGGAGATCTGCCAGCAGGCCGGCCACGGGCTCGCCGCGATGCACGCGGGCCGCTATGTCCACGCGGACATCAAGCCCAACAACATCATGATCAACCAGGAAGGCCGAGCCAAGATCATCGACTTCGGCCAGAGCTGTCCGATCGGCACGATCAAAGAGCGGATTCAGGGCACTCCGGACTACATCGCCCCCGAGCAGGTCCGCCGTGAGCGGATCACCATCCAGACCGATGTGTTCAACTTCGGCGCGACGCTCTACTGGCTGCTCACCCGCCGCCACGTACCCACGCTGATCCCCAGGGGGCAGGCGGGCATCAGCATTCGCACGCACAACACCTGCCCCCCGCCAATCGAGGTCAACGAGCAGGTTCCCCCCGCGTTGTCATCATTGGTGATGGACTGCATCGAAACCGAGCCGGCCGACCGTCCCGTTTCGATGGGCGCGGTGCTGGATCGTCTTGCCATCGCCACCACGCAGGTCGAGCGTCAGGAGGCGAATAAGAGCACGCGTCGGGCCGTGCCCCGTCGCAGCGCATCGTAG
- a CDS encoding serine/threonine-protein kinase, whose product MAEQVTQSSLDSLIGRMVVEKGLATPEEVQRCVELQRSRAGSADDSASGHSLAEVLIGEGVATQKQIERIRPEAEEQRRGQQIPGYVILERLGAGAMATVYKARQISLDRAVAIKVLPRKHTNNPQFVDRFYAEGKAAAKLNHPNIVQAIDVGKAGEYHYFVMEYVEGRTVFDDITRRGRYDEKDALSLAIQVSRALHHAHEAGFIHRDVKPKNIMITEEGRAKLADMGLARAVSDREAAEAEAGKAFGTPYYISPEQIRGARNVDFRADIYSLGATLYHMVTGQVPFEGPSPSAVMHKHLKEELTPPDHLNTELSTGIAEIIEVCMAKDPEQRYANTADLLQDLEAVQSGEPPMQARHMFDLGSITALSKPDDGPSGQTQVLQFGSGEPLTGQPMFWIATCGWVVAAFLLLALILLAM is encoded by the coding sequence ATGGCCGAGCAAGTAACCCAAAGCAGTCTGGATTCCCTCATCGGCCGCATGGTCGTTGAGAAGGGACTCGCCACGCCTGAAGAGGTGCAGCGTTGCGTTGAACTGCAGCGCAGTCGTGCGGGCAGTGCCGACGACTCGGCCAGCGGTCATTCGCTCGCCGAGGTGCTCATCGGTGAAGGCGTCGCCACGCAGAAGCAGATCGAGCGCATCCGCCCCGAGGCCGAGGAGCAGCGGCGCGGGCAGCAGATCCCCGGCTACGTGATTCTCGAACGCCTGGGTGCGGGTGCGATGGCGACCGTCTACAAAGCCCGGCAGATCAGTCTCGACCGGGCGGTGGCGATCAAAGTGCTGCCGCGCAAGCACACGAACAACCCGCAGTTCGTCGACCGTTTTTACGCTGAGGGCAAGGCGGCCGCGAAGCTGAACCACCCCAACATCGTGCAGGCGATCGACGTGGGCAAGGCGGGTGAGTACCACTACTTCGTGATGGAGTACGTGGAGGGCCGAACCGTCTTCGACGACATCACGCGAAGAGGGCGCTACGACGAGAAAGATGCGCTGTCGTTGGCGATTCAGGTGTCGCGGGCGTTGCATCACGCTCACGAAGCGGGCTTCATTCACCGCGACGTGAAGCCGAAGAACATCATGATCACCGAAGAGGGCCGGGCCAAGTTGGCCGACATGGGCCTGGCTCGCGCGGTGAGCGACCGCGAGGCTGCGGAGGCGGAGGCGGGCAAAGCGTTTGGCACGCCTTATTACATTTCGCCGGAGCAGATTCGCGGGGCACGGAACGTCGATTTCCGGGCGGACATTTACTCGCTGGGGGCGACGCTGTACCACATGGTCACCGGGCAAGTGCCTTTCGAGGGTCCTTCGCCGTCGGCGGTGATGCACAAGCACTTGAAGGAAGAGCTGACCCCGCCGGACCATTTGAACACGGAGTTGAGCACCGGCATCGCCGAGATCATCGAGGTGTGCATGGCCAAGGACCCCGAGCAGCGCTACGCGAACACCGCCGACCTGCTGCAGGACCTTGAAGCGGTGCAGAGCGGCGAGCCGCCGATGCAGGCCCGACACATGTTCGATCTTGGGTCGATCACCGCGCTCAGCAAGCCTGACGACGGGCCATCGGGCCAGACGCAGGTGTTGCAGTTCGGCTCGGGCGAACCGCTGACCGGCCAGCCGATGTTCTGGATCGCGACCTGCGGCTGGGTGGTGGCGGCATTTCTACTGTTGGCGCTGATTCTGCTGGCGATGTGA
- a CDS encoding PhoH family protein translates to MELTIQLPHGEERLGVTGAAERNLKIIRESLGVTVSARNGSLRLSGDSDAVGRAAHVIEQLGDAAQRQKPLSRQQLLDAIANVERVETSKLVRRDTGGPKAPLGDQLDVYLRGRSVKPMTEGQRTYLNALLNHDLTFCCGPAGTGKTYVAVAAAVAMLKRGDVRKLVLARPAVEAGEKLGFLPGTMQEKVNPYLRPLLDALHDMMEFDQISRYMAADLIEIVPLAFMRGRTLNDATIILDEAQNTTKSQMLMFLTRLGHGSKMIVTGDTSQIDLEDPRESGLVDAIHRLGKTRGVASVALDSADIVRHHLVQRIVAAYGEQKTDSRPPAT, encoded by the coding sequence TTGGAGTTGACCATCCAGCTTCCGCACGGCGAAGAGCGCCTCGGCGTGACCGGCGCGGCGGAACGGAACCTGAAAATCATCCGTGAGTCGCTTGGCGTGACCGTCAGTGCTCGCAACGGCTCATTGCGCCTAAGCGGCGACAGCGACGCCGTGGGCCGGGCGGCGCACGTGATCGAACAGCTCGGCGACGCGGCCCAGCGGCAAAAGCCCTTGAGCCGACAGCAGTTGCTCGACGCGATCGCAAACGTCGAGCGGGTCGAAACCTCGAAACTCGTCCGCCGCGACACGGGAGGCCCCAAGGCCCCGTTGGGCGACCAGCTCGACGTCTACCTGCGTGGCCGATCGGTCAAGCCGATGACCGAGGGCCAGCGGACCTACCTCAACGCTTTGCTCAACCATGACCTGACGTTCTGCTGCGGGCCGGCGGGCACGGGTAAGACGTATGTGGCGGTGGCGGCGGCGGTGGCGATGCTCAAGCGAGGCGATGTACGCAAGCTGGTGCTCGCCCGGCCGGCGGTGGAGGCGGGCGAGAAGCTCGGCTTCCTGCCGGGCACGATGCAGGAAAAGGTAAACCCCTACCTGCGTCCCTTACTCGATGCGCTGCACGACATGATGGAGTTCGACCAGATCAGCCGGTACATGGCGGCGGACCTGATCGAGATCGTACCGCTGGCGTTCATGCGCGGCCGAACGCTGAACGACGCGACGATCATCCTCGACGAGGCCCAGAACACCACAAAAAGCCAGATGCTGATGTTCCTCACCCGCCTCGGGCACGGGAGCAAGATGATCGTCACGGGCGACACCTCGCAGATCGACTTGGAAGACCCGCGTGAATCAGGACTTGTGGACGCGATCCATCGGCTGGGCAAGACGCGCGGCGTTGCGAGCGTCGCTCTGGACAGCGCCGATATCGTCCGCCATCACCTGGTGCAGCGGATCGTCGCGGCGTATGGCGAGCAAAAAACGGATAGCCGCCCGCCTGCGACGTAG
- a CDS encoding HD family phosphohydrolase, translating into MANGKSHTARRREVRRNLPRTDPKWMRPIQRREAIWTTLYLVLFVLVTSLVAIPDNVRFRYEAGQVVDQPIVSRVQFDAIDLQATEERRTEAMNREPRVFVPNQAYLESVRERFAGLMALADQDSLEQIASETREQLQLTRRGLDELRRFADPTSEPTIENWHERIDAFLQGMFDLAVLEPEQYRARTDPRTAVGRIIIFHPNPREGHSREQARYGNVLISVDDRTTFQKNIEPLTVRFPPALRDTVVAVVMQSPEPTYVFNSEARELSQQRRQDRYDREPAVVVTHEPNDMLVAAGTELTTAHLDLFEAERAAYREQLSQVQRMLQPMAIVGLMLVLGLAVWGYIIHYNDRVVRNPMRGFALMALLLLCHALAVWLTQVQPGLLYVTALFPTLLVAIVLTIAYDQRFALAIGGLHALLVVMSLALTPGFALVMLTGVAAAAALLNDVRSRSTVVLVGVWSGLAMGGAAMLTGLFERPLHLGGAYQQLLYDAAMAVATGGATGLVVQGMLPSIEKAFRVTTAMTLRELNDASHPLLQRLAQEAPGTYQHSLRIADIGEAAADAINANSLLCRVGAMYHDIGKVNKPQYFIENQSGGPNRHNKLSPAMSLLIIVGHVKDGIEMAREYHLPADIRHFIESHHGTTLVEYFYHAARKQKEAEEAPGPSEFEFRYPGPKPQTKEAAIMLLCDSIEAAARSLPEPTPVRLEQIVHRMATKRLMDGQFDECNLTLAELHRIEQAITKMLCAIYHGRIKYPTANRDDDQQERGDTREAALAVTPQADQPPQPQTAAS; encoded by the coding sequence ATGGCCAACGGCAAGAGCCATACCGCCCGTCGACGCGAGGTCAGGCGAAACCTGCCCCGCACGGACCCGAAGTGGATGCGTCCCATCCAGCGCCGCGAGGCGATCTGGACCACGCTCTACCTGGTCCTGTTCGTGCTGGTGACGAGCCTTGTCGCCATCCCCGACAACGTTCGCTTCCGCTATGAAGCAGGCCAGGTGGTCGATCAGCCCATCGTCAGCCGAGTGCAGTTTGACGCGATCGACCTCCAGGCCACGGAAGAGCGCCGCACGGAAGCGATGAACCGCGAGCCGCGCGTCTTCGTGCCCAACCAGGCTTACCTCGAATCGGTGCGCGAACGCTTCGCGGGGTTGATGGCCCTGGCGGACCAGGACTCGCTGGAGCAGATCGCCAGCGAAACGCGCGAGCAACTGCAACTGACCCGTCGCGGTCTGGACGAGCTTCGCCGATTTGCCGACCCGACCTCCGAGCCCACCATTGAAAACTGGCACGAGCGGATCGACGCGTTCCTCCAGGGTATGTTCGACCTGGCGGTGCTCGAACCCGAACAGTATCGCGCCCGCACCGACCCCCGCACCGCTGTGGGGCGAATCATCATCTTCCACCCCAATCCACGTGAGGGCCACTCCCGCGAGCAGGCCCGCTATGGCAATGTGCTCATCAGTGTCGACGACCGGACGACGTTCCAGAAGAACATCGAGCCGTTGACCGTCCGCTTTCCGCCGGCGTTGCGGGACACGGTGGTCGCGGTGGTGATGCAGAGCCCCGAGCCGACGTACGTCTTCAACAGCGAAGCACGTGAGTTGAGCCAGCAGCGTCGACAGGACCGTTACGACCGCGAGCCGGCGGTGGTGGTGACGCACGAGCCGAACGACATGCTCGTCGCGGCCGGCACGGAATTGACGACCGCTCACCTGGACTTGTTCGAGGCGGAGCGGGCCGCGTATCGCGAGCAGCTTTCGCAGGTGCAGCGGATGCTTCAGCCCATGGCGATCGTCGGGCTGATGCTCGTGCTGGGCCTGGCCGTGTGGGGCTACATCATTCACTACAACGACCGGGTGGTCCGCAACCCGATGCGCGGGTTCGCGCTGATGGCGTTGCTGCTGCTGTGTCATGCGTTGGCGGTTTGGTTGACGCAGGTACAGCCCGGGCTCTTGTATGTGACCGCATTGTTCCCGACGCTGCTGGTCGCGATCGTGCTGACCATTGCGTACGACCAGCGGTTCGCACTGGCGATAGGCGGACTGCACGCGCTGCTGGTGGTGATGAGCCTGGCACTGACGCCGGGGTTTGCGTTGGTGATGCTCACGGGCGTCGCGGCGGCGGCGGCGCTGCTCAACGACGTGCGTAGCCGATCGACCGTCGTGCTGGTGGGCGTGTGGAGCGGGCTTGCGATGGGCGGCGCGGCCATGCTGACGGGCCTGTTCGAACGGCCGCTGCATCTGGGCGGCGCTTATCAACAACTGCTTTACGATGCAGCCATGGCGGTCGCGACCGGCGGCGCCACAGGCCTGGTCGTCCAAGGCATGCTGCCGAGCATCGAGAAGGCGTTCCGCGTCACCACTGCGATGACGCTTCGCGAGCTCAACGACGCCAGCCATCCGCTGCTGCAACGCCTCGCTCAGGAAGCGCCGGGCACGTATCAGCACTCGCTGCGCATCGCAGACATCGGCGAAGCCGCCGCCGACGCCATCAACGCCAACTCACTGCTGTGTCGCGTCGGTGCGATGTATCACGACATCGGCAAGGTCAACAAACCGCAGTACTTCATCGAAAACCAGAGCGGCGGACCCAACCGCCACAACAAGCTCAGCCCCGCGATGTCGCTTCTGATCATCGTCGGCCACGTCAAAGACGGTATTGAAATGGCCCGCGAGTATCACCTGCCCGCCGACATCCGCCACTTCATCGAATCGCACCACGGCACGACACTCGTCGAATACTTCTACCACGCCGCCCGCAAACAGAAAGAAGCCGAGGAAGCGCCCGGCCCGAGCGAGTTCGAGTTCCGCTACCCCGGCCCCAAACCGCAGACCAAGGAAGCGGCCATCATGCTGCTGTGCGACTCGATCGAAGCCGCCGCCCGCAGTCTGCCCGAGCCCACGCCGGTCCGCCTGGAACAGATCGTCCACCGCATGGCGACCAAGCGCCTCATGGACGGTCAGTTCGATGAGTGCAACCTCACCCTCGCCGAGTTGCACCGCATCGAGCAGGCGATCACCAAGATGCTCTGCGCCATCTACCACGGCCGCATCAAGTACCCCACCGCCAACCGCGACGACGATCAGCAAGAGCGCGGCGACACACGCGAGGCCGCCCTCGCCGTCACGCCGCAAGCCGACCAGCCACCGCAGCCGCAGACCGCGGCGTCGTAA
- the corA gene encoding magnesium/cobalt transporter CorA, with protein sequence MASNDNGKSSSRSDPFSAASRRARATMRQVRRTLPRIPIPRRIKPQPGATPGIEVHQLAKLPIAEQASARVTCIDYGPDGATTHDITDVGKLAAFLQRPREESTAVRWINVDGLTDMPVIELLARSYHFHPLAIEDILHVHQRPKVEMFNHVDDPATPRPRLFVVARMLQLIEGRLDSEQITMFLGTDTVLTFQQKHGDVWGAIRERINTKGSRLRTNDASFLLYALLDAVVDHCFPVLEHYSSELEDLDLIVLAGDANTVRELHHLKHELMLMRREIWPMRELISSLQRMEHVELSSITRLYLRDVYDHTVQLLDLVETYREIAMSLSDMWVNAVSNRMSQVMKVLTIIATIFIPLTFLAGVYGMNFEHMPELEWRWSYAVVWAIFLGTAGGMLSWFRRRGWI encoded by the coding sequence ATGGCAAGCAACGACAATGGCAAGTCGTCTTCAAGGTCTGATCCATTCTCGGCCGCATCGCGGCGGGCGCGGGCGACGATGCGGCAGGTGCGTCGCACATTACCGCGTATTCCGATCCCCCGGCGGATCAAGCCGCAGCCTGGCGCGACGCCCGGCATTGAGGTGCACCAGCTTGCGAAGCTGCCGATCGCCGAGCAGGCGTCGGCGCGCGTGACGTGCATCGACTACGGGCCGGATGGCGCGACGACGCATGACATCACCGACGTCGGGAAGCTGGCGGCGTTTCTGCAGCGGCCGCGCGAGGAGAGCACGGCTGTGCGATGGATCAATGTCGACGGCTTGACGGACATGCCGGTGATTGAGTTGCTCGCGCGGTCGTATCACTTTCACCCGTTGGCGATTGAAGACATTCTGCATGTGCATCAGCGGCCGAAGGTCGAGATGTTCAACCATGTGGATGACCCGGCAACACCTCGGCCACGCTTGTTCGTTGTTGCGCGCATGCTGCAACTGATCGAAGGCCGACTCGATTCGGAACAGATCACCATGTTCCTCGGCACGGACACCGTGCTCACCTTCCAGCAGAAACATGGTGACGTCTGGGGCGCGATCCGCGAACGCATCAACACCAAAGGATCACGCCTGCGCACGAACGATGCAAGCTTCCTGCTTTATGCGCTGCTCGACGCGGTGGTGGACCACTGCTTCCCCGTGCTCGAGCATTATTCGAGCGAACTGGAGGATCTGGACCTCATCGTACTCGCGGGCGATGCGAACACGGTGCGCGAGCTGCATCACCTTAAACACGAGCTGATGCTCATGCGCCGCGAGATATGGCCCATGCGTGAGCTGATCAGCAGCCTGCAGCGCATGGAGCACGTTGAACTTTCGAGCATCACTCGGCTATATCTGCGCGACGTGTACGACCACACGGTGCAACTGCTCGACCTGGTGGAGACGTATCGCGAGATCGCGATGAGCCTCTCGGACATGTGGGTGAACGCGGTGAGCAATCGCATGTCGCAGGTGATGAAGGTGCTCACGATCATCGCGACGATTTTCATTCCGCTGACGTTTCTCGCCGGCGTGTACGGCATGAACTTCGAGCACATGCCGGAGCTGGAATGGCGGTGGTCGTACGCCGTGGTGTGGGCGATTTTCCTCGGCACGGCGGGCGGGATGTTGTCGTGGTTCCGCCGACGCGGATGGATTTGA